From the genome of Kaistella daneshvariae, one region includes:
- a CDS encoding SemiSWEET transporter has product MNENILGLVAGGITSVAMLPQLLKVLKEKNVEDLSLMMIIVLIVGLSLWVWYGVLKDELPIILSNAFAVLVNLALLTAYFRYREK; this is encoded by the coding sequence ATGAATGAAAATATTTTAGGTCTCGTCGCCGGCGGCATCACCTCGGTGGCCATGCTGCCGCAACTCCTTAAAGTGCTGAAAGAAAAAAATGTGGAAGATCTTTCTCTGATGATGATTATCGTGCTCATCGTGGGACTCTCGCTTTGGGTGTGGTACGGAGTTTTAAAAGATGAACTGCCCATCATTCTCTCCAACGCCTTTGCCGTTTTGGTAAATCTTGCCCTTTTAACGGCATATTTTCGGTATCGGGAAAAATAG